Proteins from one Halovivax limisalsi genomic window:
- a CDS encoding queuosine precursor transporter, giving the protein MTASNGTPTIAQVTLIGVFVTGLVTAQLTASKILAFSIPLSLPLTGDELLMPGAALAYALTYFASDCYTELYGKRAGQVVVNVAFAMNFVVLALVWSTAAAPVASNSVVGAAAFENVLMPASYVVLGSLLAYLVSQNWDVWFFHRIREATGREKLWLRNILSTGTSQAIDTVIFVSVAFLIAPALFGGFVMSDEAIIGLIIGQYLLKLAIAVVDTPVVYAVVRAARSRAGMGAGSAVAAE; this is encoded by the coding sequence ATGACAGCGTCGAACGGGACCCCCACGATCGCGCAGGTGACGCTCATCGGCGTCTTCGTCACCGGGCTGGTGACCGCCCAGTTGACGGCGTCGAAGATCCTCGCGTTCTCGATCCCCCTCTCGTTACCGCTCACCGGCGACGAACTCCTCATGCCGGGCGCCGCGCTCGCGTACGCGCTCACGTACTTCGCGAGCGACTGCTACACCGAACTCTACGGCAAGCGTGCCGGCCAGGTCGTCGTCAACGTGGCGTTCGCGATGAACTTCGTCGTGCTCGCGCTCGTCTGGTCGACCGCGGCCGCCCCCGTCGCCTCGAACTCCGTCGTCGGCGCCGCGGCGTTCGAGAACGTCCTCATGCCGGCGTCATACGTCGTCCTCGGCAGCCTCCTGGCGTACCTCGTCAGCCAGAACTGGGACGTCTGGTTCTTCCACCGCATCCGCGAGGCGACCGGCCGCGAGAAGCTCTGGCTGCGCAACATCCTCTCGACGGGGACGAGCCAGGCCATCGACACCGTCATCTTCGTCTCCGTCGCGTTCCTGATCGCCCCCGCGCTCTTTGGCGGGTTCGTCATGTCGGACGAGGCCATCATCGGCCTCATCATCGGCCAGTACCTGCTGAAGCTCGCGATCGCCGTCGTCGACACGCCGGTCGTCTACGCCGTCGTCCGGGCGGCCCGGTCGCGCGCCGGGATGGGCGCCGGCAGCGCCGTCGCCGCCGAGTAG
- a CDS encoding aminopeptidase, with translation MDPRVHEHAEVLVDWSARIDAGDDVVVSVGPDAHDLAVAVAEQVGERGASLLSTYDSGEVDRAHRLAVGDVPEPEHERALFEAADVYLRLGGGRNTSATADVPAETRRAVREAHAAVREARYDTRWVSTVHPTRSLAQQANMSYAAYRDFVYDAVLRDWESLADEMAVLKDRLDAGSEVRLVGPGTDLAMSIEGRTAVNSAASVAYDSHNLPSGEVFTAPADTEGEVTFDVPMTLQGQSVRDVTLRFEEGEVVAHDAAEGANVIGDILDTDAGARRLGELGIGMNRGIDRFTDNILFDEKMGDTVHLALGRAYDACLPEGEAGNDSTVHVDMITDVSEDSRMEIDGEVVQRNGTFAWEDGFEA, from the coding sequence ATGGATCCACGCGTTCACGAGCACGCCGAGGTACTCGTCGACTGGAGTGCGCGCATCGACGCCGGCGACGACGTCGTCGTGTCCGTCGGCCCCGACGCCCACGATCTCGCGGTCGCGGTCGCGGAGCAAGTTGGCGAGCGCGGCGCGTCGTTGCTCTCGACCTACGACTCCGGCGAGGTCGACCGCGCCCACCGGCTCGCCGTCGGGGACGTTCCGGAACCCGAACACGAGCGCGCGCTCTTCGAGGCGGCGGACGTCTACCTCCGCCTCGGCGGCGGCCGGAACACGAGCGCGACGGCCGACGTCCCGGCCGAGACGCGCCGGGCCGTCCGCGAGGCGCACGCGGCCGTCCGCGAAGCGCGCTACGACACGCGCTGGGTGTCGACGGTCCACCCAACCCGGTCGCTGGCCCAGCAGGCGAACATGTCCTACGCGGCCTACCGGGACTTCGTCTACGACGCCGTCCTCCGCGACTGGGAATCCCTGGCCGACGAGATGGCCGTCCTCAAGGATCGCCTCGACGCCGGCAGCGAGGTTCGGCTGGTCGGCCCGGGGACGGACCTCGCGATGTCGATCGAGGGGCGGACGGCGGTCAACAGCGCCGCCTCGGTCGCCTACGACTCGCACAACTTGCCGAGCGGCGAGGTCTTCACCGCGCCCGCCGACACCGAGGGCGAGGTGACCTTCGACGTGCCGATGACGCTGCAGGGCCAGTCGGTCCGGGACGTCACGCTGCGATTCGAGGAGGGCGAGGTGGTCGCCCACGACGCCGCCGAGGGCGCGAACGTGATCGGCGACATCCTCGACACCGACGCGGGTGCCCGCCGCCTCGGCGAGCTGGGCATCGGGATGAACCGCGGCATCGATCGCTTCACCGACAACATCCTCTTCGACGAGAAGATGGGCGACACCGTCCACCTGGCGCTCGGCCGGGCCTACGACGCCTGCCTCCCCGAGGGCGAGGCCGGCAACGACTCGACCGTCCACGTCGACATGATCACCGACGTCAGCGAGGACTCGCGCATGGAGATCGACGGCGAGGTCGTCCAGCGAAACGGAACGTTCGCCTGGGAGGACGGATTCGAGGCGTAG
- a CDS encoding 50S ribosomal protein L40e, translating to MASFDAAEARTLEKLICMKCNARNPKRAEHCRKCGYGNLRPKAKESRAA from the coding sequence ATGGCCAGTTTCGACGCCGCGGAAGCGCGAACCCTCGAAAAGCTCATCTGCATGAAGTGCAACGCCCGGAACCCGAAGCGAGCCGAGCACTGTCGCAAGTGCGGGTACGGGAACCTGCGACCGAAAGCCAAAGAGAGTCGCGCGGCCTGA
- the hisH gene encoding imidazole glycerol phosphate synthase subunit HisH, with protein MSQQAGRSAPETAAASVAVVDYGLGNLHSVTRGLERAGASVEVTDDPDAFRAADGVVLPGVGAFREGVENADPLREDLLAVAETDTPLFGICLGMQMLLTDSEEGSAGEATVHGLDLIPGTNVRFAGDRNIPHMGWNDLTVERSHPLVDGLDGDEPAVGGASGTADGVDEPDVGIAADEPGDGDAAGGSVDGRYAYFVHSYYAVPEDQSAVVATTEYGTRFPAVIADESGTVFGTQFHPEKSGETGLQILRNFVSRCAR; from the coding sequence ATGAGCCAGCAGGCAGGCCGGTCCGCACCCGAGACGGCCGCAGCGTCTGTCGCCGTCGTCGATTACGGCCTCGGCAACCTCCACAGCGTCACCCGCGGCCTCGAACGGGCCGGCGCGTCCGTGGAGGTCACCGACGACCCCGACGCCTTCCGCGCCGCCGACGGCGTCGTCCTCCCCGGCGTCGGCGCCTTCCGCGAGGGCGTCGAGAACGCCGATCCCCTTCGCGAGGATCTCCTCGCCGTCGCCGAGACCGACACCCCGCTGTTCGGCATCTGCCTCGGGATGCAGATGCTGCTCACCGACAGCGAGGAGGGCTCGGCCGGCGAGGCCACCGTCCACGGTCTCGACCTGATCCCCGGCACCAACGTTCGCTTTGCCGGCGATCGGAACATTCCGCACATGGGCTGGAACGACCTGACGGTCGAGCGATCGCACCCGCTCGTCGACGGCCTCGACGGCGACGAGCCGGCCGTCGGCGGTGCGTCGGGAACGGCCGACGGAGTCGACGAACCGGACGTGGGCATCGCTGCGGACGAACCGGGCGACGGCGATGCGGCCGGCGGCTCCGTCGACGGCCGGTACGCCTACTTCGTCCACTCCTACTACGCCGTCCCCGAGGACCAGTCGGCCGTCGTCGCGACGACCGAGTACGGAACCCGGTTCCCCGCCGTGATCGCCGACGAGTCGGGCACGGTCTTCGGCACGCAGTTTCACCCCGAAAAGAGCGGCGAGACGGGCCTGCAGATCCTGCGAAACTTCGTTTCCCGCTGCGCCCGGTGA
- a CDS encoding uracil-DNA glycosylase, whose translation MDADDRSKMDGLEVEACTRCPALVESRSRIVDGTGPPDADVLFVGEGPGKREDAEGEPFVGRSGGVLDEQLRTVGLERESVRITNCVRCRPPENRDPTGEELEHCRDYLEAEIDQVDPDVIVTLGKVPSEHLLGRSVAVTSEAGSVETVRIDGTPRRVLVCLHPAATLYDRSQESTFAETIAEAAAIAGVSPDDAGGQSRLGEY comes from the coding sequence ATGGACGCGGACGACCGATCGAAGATGGACGGCCTCGAGGTCGAGGCGTGCACTCGCTGTCCCGCCCTCGTCGAGTCGCGGAGCCGCATCGTCGACGGGACCGGTCCGCCGGATGCCGACGTGCTGTTCGTCGGCGAGGGGCCCGGCAAACGGGAGGACGCCGAGGGCGAGCCGTTCGTTGGCCGGAGCGGGGGCGTCCTCGACGAGCAGCTCCGGACCGTCGGCCTCGAACGCGAGTCGGTCCGCATCACCAACTGCGTGCGGTGTCGCCCGCCGGAGAACCGGGATCCGACGGGGGAAGAACTCGAACACTGCCGGGACTATCTCGAGGCCGAGATCGATCAGGTCGATCCGGACGTGATCGTCACGCTCGGGAAGGTGCCGAGCGAGCACCTGCTCGGTCGCTCGGTCGCCGTCACGTCCGAAGCCGGCTCGGTCGAGACGGTCCGCATCGACGGCACGCCGCGGCGTGTCCTCGTCTGTCTCCACCCGGCCGCGACGCTGTACGACCGGAGTCAGGAGTCGACGTTCGCGGAGACGATCGCGGAGGCCGCCGCGATCGCCGGCGTTTCCCCCGACGATGCGGGCGGGCAGTCGCGTCTCGGGGAGTACTGA
- a CDS encoding winged helix-turn-helix transcriptional regulator: MKLRQPTDFLILEALEETGRNVAPNLASHTGKSRKNINTRLPVLEDYGLVEKVGPADRSGLYEITQLGKSALVHKSEYGEVDDFESLISGADAATDGGTPAAAMARGDDESDEE, encoded by the coding sequence GTGAAACTGAGACAACCAACCGACTTCCTGATCCTCGAGGCGCTCGAGGAGACGGGCCGAAACGTCGCACCGAATCTGGCTTCCCACACCGGCAAGAGCCGCAAGAATATCAACACGCGCCTGCCCGTCCTCGAAGACTACGGGCTCGTCGAGAAGGTCGGTCCCGCCGATCGATCCGGGCTGTACGAGATCACCCAGCTGGGCAAGTCGGCGCTCGTCCACAAGAGCGAGTACGGCGAGGTCGACGATTTCGAGTCGCTGATCAGCGGCGCCGACGCGGCGACCGACGGCGGCACGCCCGCGGCGGCGATGGCCCGCGGCGACGACGAATCGGACGAGGAGTAA
- a CDS encoding DUF99 family protein has translation MTDKPGIRALGVAESTVDETCTVAGAVVRADRVVDGAAFASATVGGLDATDAVLSVVDELGREDLHVVLVGTVAPAWYNLLDLARLDAATDCPVVAVTFEGSSGLDAALREAFDGRALETRLRRYRALPPRTPCSVDGERVFVRALGVESAAACDLVRRFTPEGGRPEPIRVARTLARAGARYRDE, from the coding sequence ATGACGGACAAGCCAGGGATCCGCGCGCTCGGCGTGGCCGAATCGACCGTCGACGAGACCTGCACCGTCGCCGGCGCGGTCGTCCGGGCCGACCGCGTCGTCGACGGCGCCGCGTTCGCCTCGGCCACCGTCGGCGGCCTCGACGCGACCGACGCCGTCCTGTCCGTCGTCGACGAACTCGGCCGCGAAGACCTCCACGTCGTGCTCGTCGGGACCGTCGCACCGGCGTGGTACAACCTGCTCGACCTGGCGCGCCTCGACGCGGCGACCGACTGCCCGGTCGTCGCGGTCACCTTCGAGGGGAGCTCCGGGCTCGACGCCGCGCTTCGGGAGGCGTTCGACGGTCGGGCGCTCGAAACCCGCCTCCGGCGCTATCGCGCGCTCCCGCCGCGAACGCCGTGTTCGGTCGACGGCGAGCGGGTCTTCGTCCGCGCCCTCGGCGTCGAGTCCGCGGCGGCCTGTGATCTGGTCCGCCGATTCACGCCGGAGGGCGGGCGGCCGGAACCGATCCGCGTCGCGAGAACGCTGGCCCGGGCGGGCGCACGCTACCGCGACGAGTGA
- a CDS encoding DUF5786 family protein, translated as MGFGSYDESEQQDLDTDFDEEDAVQSEENGHRGTIEFDNGASSDELIDRLSEIKDDG; from the coding sequence ATGGGTTTCGGTAGCTACGACGAGTCCGAACAACAGGACCTCGATACCGACTTCGACGAAGAAGATGCCGTTCAGTCCGAAGAGAACGGCCATCGAGGGACGATCGAGTTCGACAACGGGGCCTCGAGCGACGAACTGATCGATCGCCTCTCGGAGATCAAGGACGACGGCTGA
- a CDS encoding MBL fold metallo-hydrolase: MDVYCVTAPAESFTCNAYLLTGERTALVDAGAYADVVDEIEAHTSDLDVVALTHQHGDHVAELPAVAEAFDPAVEAYADHSLRTNAIDDGDAIRLGDETFEVVYTPGHADDHVSFVSETTLFSGDVVVHDDGAFEYGSFGRTDMAGQSRDTLIESIERLLDRLPASVEHLYAGHGDAFHGDAFHGDVRDVVETALERARRREPKYPDE, translated from the coding sequence ATGGACGTCTACTGCGTGACTGCACCGGCCGAATCGTTCACCTGTAACGCGTACCTGCTCACCGGGGAGCGAACCGCGCTCGTCGACGCTGGGGCCTACGCCGACGTCGTCGACGAGATCGAAGCGCACACGAGCGACCTCGACGTGGTCGCCCTGACCCACCAGCACGGCGATCACGTCGCGGAGCTCCCGGCCGTCGCCGAGGCGTTCGACCCGGCCGTCGAGGCCTACGCCGATCACTCGCTCCGGACGAACGCGATCGACGATGGCGACGCGATCCGGCTCGGCGACGAGACGTTCGAGGTGGTCTACACGCCGGGCCACGCGGACGATCACGTCTCGTTCGTCTCCGAGACGACGCTCTTCTCGGGCGACGTCGTCGTGCACGACGACGGCGCGTTCGAGTACGGCAGTTTCGGACGGACCGACATGGCCGGCCAGTCCCGGGACACCCTGATCGAGAGCATCGAACGGCTGCTCGATCGCCTGCCGGCGTCCGTCGAACACCTGTACGCGGGTCACGGCGACGCGTTCCACGGCGACGCGTTCCACGGCGACGTCCGCGACGTCGTCGAGACGGCGCTCGAGCGAGCGCGACGGCGCGAACCGAAGTATCCGGACGAGTGA
- a CDS encoding histidine kinase N-terminal 7TM domain-containing protein → MEFTTIRVVATYAFSGTLPLLLVPYILRHRRKPGTTGLLLTIVGQALWALSMAAMHVTSAYWPRQAIMSLFVAGVAFGGVGYFFLAAEYSGVFGVTRRRLAAVFALIVALLVLAWSDLAHGLVWSRSTPGNITMGTPGPVFYVFITAVIVVASVGFYFIAREVVVGQGIRRLQGAILLGAVAPLLVMGAIGAFLLSGFAYPWAPLSLVVTVFFYTWALFRADFLEVGWIGRHRVVEELDDAVVTLDVDDRVVYSNPAARRIAGVRGGASGYTLDSFFGNLPGVRAHLEAGGGDFEFSRDLDGDRRHFQLDCSPVSRRERQVGRLVVVRDVTELKRREETLLERERELDLLRQVLSRALRHNLRNDLSVIRGYAELVATDPTVDEATLAKGIVERSDDLVEMSEKASTIERLVTESDATGVRRLDSLLSEIVAQQRTRFHGVTFDLETEPSRGVAVDGSLALAFENLIENAAEHSTATRAVGQATDPGPRSRSGVLEDAVGAPDDGSLESTDPAPSSSTRDGGPTVSIRTIATDEGATVVVSDDGPGIPRDELAVLERGEETPLEHGSGIGLWIVYWIVEHVGASIDFESGDDGTTVRVTVADASAGPA, encoded by the coding sequence ATGGAATTTACGACGATCCGGGTGGTGGCTACCTACGCCTTCAGCGGAACCTTGCCGCTCCTTCTCGTTCCGTACATTCTCAGACACCGGCGCAAGCCCGGAACCACCGGATTACTCCTCACGATCGTCGGCCAGGCCCTCTGGGCGCTTTCGATGGCTGCTATGCACGTCACGTCGGCCTACTGGCCCCGTCAGGCCATCATGTCCCTCTTCGTCGCCGGCGTCGCCTTCGGCGGCGTCGGCTACTTCTTCTTGGCGGCGGAGTACAGCGGCGTCTTCGGGGTGACGAGGCGGCGTCTTGCAGCGGTCTTCGCGCTGATCGTCGCGCTGCTGGTCCTCGCCTGGAGCGACCTCGCACACGGCCTCGTCTGGTCGAGGTCGACACCCGGAAATATCACGATGGGGACGCCAGGGCCCGTCTTCTACGTCTTTATCACGGCCGTGATAGTCGTCGCGAGCGTCGGGTTCTATTTTATCGCGCGCGAGGTAGTCGTGGGCCAGGGGATCCGCCGGTTGCAGGGTGCGATCCTGCTAGGTGCCGTCGCTCCGCTGCTCGTGATGGGAGCGATCGGAGCGTTTCTCCTCTCCGGGTTCGCCTACCCGTGGGCGCCATTGAGCCTCGTCGTCACGGTATTTTTCTACACCTGGGCGCTCTTTCGCGCGGACTTCCTCGAAGTCGGCTGGATCGGGCGACACCGGGTTGTCGAGGAACTCGACGACGCCGTCGTCACTCTCGACGTCGACGACCGCGTCGTCTACTCGAATCCTGCAGCCAGGCGGATCGCCGGCGTGCGTGGCGGTGCGAGCGGGTACACCCTGGACTCGTTCTTCGGGAATCTTCCCGGGGTCCGCGCGCACCTCGAGGCCGGCGGCGGCGACTTCGAATTTTCCCGCGACCTCGACGGCGACCGTCGACACTTCCAGCTCGACTGCTCGCCGGTCAGCCGCCGGGAACGACAGGTCGGTCGGCTCGTCGTCGTGCGGGACGTGACCGAACTCAAACGCCGCGAGGAGACGCTCCTCGAGCGCGAACGGGAACTCGACCTGCTCAGACAGGTCCTCTCGAGAGCGCTCCGGCACAATCTCCGGAACGACCTGTCGGTGATCCGGGGCTACGCGGAACTCGTCGCGACGGATCCGACGGTCGACGAAGCGACCCTTGCGAAGGGGATCGTCGAACGCAGCGACGACCTGGTCGAGATGAGCGAGAAAGCCTCGACCATCGAACGGCTCGTCACCGAATCGGACGCGACCGGCGTCCGCCGACTGGACTCGCTCCTCTCGGAAATCGTCGCCCAACAGCGGACGCGGTTCCACGGGGTCACCTTCGACCTCGAAACGGAACCGTCTCGGGGCGTGGCGGTGGACGGTTCACTCGCGCTGGCGTTCGAAAACCTGATCGAGAACGCCGCGGAGCACAGTACAGCTACCCGCGCCGTCGGGCAGGCGACCGACCCCGGGCCGCGCTCACGGTCTGGCGTCCTCGAAGACGCTGTGGGAGCGCCGGACGACGGGAGCCTGGAATCCACCGACCCTGCGCCCTCCTCGTCGACTCGGGACGGTGGCCCGACCGTGTCGATCCGGACGATCGCGACCGACGAGGGCGCAACCGTCGTCGTCTCCGACGACGGGCCGGGCATCCCGCGCGACGAACTCGCCGTCCTCGAGCGCGGCGAGGAGACGCCGCTCGAACACGGCAGCGGCATCGGTCTCTGGATCGTCTACTGGATCGTCGAACACGTCGGCGCGAGCATCGACTTCGAGTCCGGCGACGACGGGACGACCGTCCGCGTCACGGTCGCCGACGCGTCCGCCGGGCCCGCCTGA
- a CDS encoding beta-propeller domain-containing protein, translated as MDVSRSTIVAVAAAALLVGAAFGATFAGAPQSPASQPTEWSASGDSTLEQFESDAAFERYFRNAERHSYLFMRPQVTSAGLEADDAAAGGADGGGDGADGAPTGGDAEDAAGDSSGTSGTAGDRDVSETNRQVAALDEPDVLKTDGESAFYGGYRFHRGDGETSVLDLSDPAEPKPVATIPAAGELLLVEETETLVVFENERLWGYDVSDPANPEQAWSEPLDADLDTARLYDGELYLVLVDRPDGANPCPVAGFGGDPVPCTEVYRPGAQADADAVYTAARVDPATGEVTDETSVVGSQRRSATYVSESAIYLSYTRSVSDYEVMSGYLTGPGVDDLGLDADTVDRLRRLDDLDISERAKRVELEAILDSWLDGLEDEERREAHEKMDDGLAAYAEERQRDLTTTGIARIAIDGDLEVTDSGEVPGFPLNQWSMDEHEGHLRIATTIPGSHGADSVNDVYVLDSALEVTGSVQGLGETERIYAVRFEGDEGYVVTFRQIDPFYTLDLSDPQNPALEGELKIPGFSTYLHPLDDAGDLILGVGEQDGKVKLSTFDVSDRQNPDELDAEILEDERFSEAVQNHRAFLHDAENGAFFVPAGESSYVYSYADGNLTRETEVDLGGPGVRAMYVEDYLYVFGEGELVVLDRGAWAEHHRVDLR; from the coding sequence ATGGACGTATCACGATCGACGATCGTCGCGGTCGCGGCGGCCGCCCTTCTCGTCGGGGCGGCCTTCGGGGCCACGTTCGCGGGAGCACCGCAGTCACCAGCGTCGCAGCCGACCGAATGGAGCGCGTCCGGCGATTCGACGCTCGAACAGTTCGAGTCCGACGCGGCGTTCGAGCGCTACTTTCGAAACGCCGAGCGTCACAGCTATCTGTTCATGAGGCCGCAGGTGACTAGCGCGGGACTCGAGGCCGATGACGCCGCCGCTGGCGGAGCCGATGGGGGCGGCGATGGAGCCGACGGTGCACCCACCGGCGGAGACGCCGAGGATGCTGCCGGTGATTCGAGCGGGACGTCCGGTACGGCCGGCGATCGCGACGTCTCCGAGACGAACCGCCAGGTTGCCGCCCTCGACGAACCGGACGTGTTGAAGACCGACGGCGAGAGCGCCTTCTACGGCGGGTATCGCTTCCACCGCGGCGACGGCGAGACGAGCGTCCTCGACCTGTCGGATCCGGCGGAACCGAAGCCGGTCGCGACGATCCCAGCCGCGGGTGAACTCCTGCTCGTCGAGGAGACGGAGACGCTCGTCGTCTTCGAGAACGAGCGGCTCTGGGGCTACGACGTCAGCGACCCCGCGAACCCGGAGCAGGCCTGGAGCGAACCGCTCGACGCCGACCTCGACACAGCGCGTCTCTACGACGGCGAACTCTACCTCGTCCTCGTGGACCGACCCGACGGGGCGAACCCGTGCCCGGTTGCCGGCTTCGGCGGCGACCCGGTGCCGTGTACGGAGGTTTATCGCCCGGGCGCCCAGGCCGACGCGGACGCCGTCTACACGGCCGCCCGCGTGGACCCCGCGACCGGCGAGGTCACCGACGAGACCAGCGTCGTCGGCTCGCAGCGCCGGTCTGCGACCTACGTCTCCGAATCCGCGATCTACCTCAGCTACACGCGTTCCGTCTCCGACTACGAGGTCATGTCCGGATACCTCACCGGCCCCGGCGTCGACGACCTCGGCCTCGACGCCGACACCGTCGACCGACTCCGGAGGCTCGACGACCTCGACATCTCCGAACGGGCCAAGCGCGTCGAACTGGAGGCGATCCTCGACTCGTGGCTCGACGGCCTCGAGGACGAGGAGCGCCGCGAGGCCCACGAGAAAATGGACGACGGACTGGCCGCCTACGCCGAAGAGCGTCAGCGCGACCTCACGACCACCGGTATCGCCCGCATTGCGATCGACGGCGACCTCGAAGTGACCGACAGCGGCGAGGTCCCCGGCTTCCCGCTGAACCAGTGGTCGATGGACGAACACGAGGGGCACCTCCGGATCGCGACCACCATTCCGGGGAGCCACGGCGCCGACTCGGTGAACGACGTCTACGTCCTCGACTCGGCGCTGGAGGTCACCGGCTCCGTCCAGGGACTCGGCGAGACCGAGCGGATCTACGCCGTCCGATTCGAAGGCGACGAGGGCTACGTCGTGACGTTCCGCCAGATCGACCCGTTCTACACGCTCGACCTCTCGGACCCGCAGAACCCGGCGCTCGAAGGGGAACTCAAGATTCCCGGCTTCTCGACGTACCTGCACCCGCTCGACGACGCGGGCGATCTGATCCTCGGCGTCGGCGAGCAGGACGGCAAGGTCAAACTCTCGACCTTCGACGTGAGCGACCGACAGAATCCCGACGAACTGGACGCGGAGATCCTCGAGGACGAGCGCTTCTCCGAGGCGGTCCAGAATCACCGGGCGTTCCTCCACGACGCCGAGAACGGGGCGTTCTTCGTCCCGGCGGGCGAGTCCAGCTACGTCTACTCGTACGCGGACGGCAACCTCACCCGCGAGACCGAGGTCGACCTGGGCGGCCCCGGCGTCCGGGCGATGTACGTCGAAGACTACCTCTACGTCTTCGGCGAGGGCGAACTCGTCGTCCTCGACCGCGGGGCGTGGGCGGAACATCACCGCGTCGACCTGCGCTGA
- a CDS encoding thiolase family protein has product MTRTPVIAAAVRTPQGKEDGVFADVRSEDLSVPLIDHILEEHGLTGEDVDDLMWGVAGQRGEQDNNVARVIALLSGLGEGVPAATINRWCASSMQAVMSASDAIRAGQRECVIAGGVENMSRVPMQGADRELHPQLAEEYVITDLMMGMTAEEVAERYDVSREEQDEYAAKSQQRAVEATEEGRFDDQIVPIETEEGTVTEDEGLRPGTTAEKLADLPPVFTGTGTVTAGNASQISDGAAALLVTSEAFAEDHGLEIMAEVGDNNVAGVDPTVMGIGPVPATRGLLERTGRDIEDYDLVELNEAFASQTVYARDELGIDPEIFNVNGGAIAIGHPLGASGARLPVTLIHELARRGGGRGLATLCVGFGQGAAIDFEVR; this is encoded by the coding sequence ATGACGCGAACACCGGTGATCGCGGCGGCGGTCAGAACGCCCCAGGGCAAAGAAGACGGCGTCTTCGCCGACGTCCGCAGCGAGGACCTCTCGGTTCCGTTGATCGATCACATTCTCGAGGAGCACGGACTCACCGGCGAGGACGTCGACGACCTCATGTGGGGCGTCGCCGGCCAGCGGGGCGAACAGGACAACAACGTCGCGCGCGTCATCGCACTGCTCTCCGGGCTCGGCGAGGGCGTCCCCGCGGCGACGATCAATCGCTGGTGCGCCTCGTCCATGCAGGCCGTGATGTCCGCCTCGGACGCCATCCGAGCAGGCCAGCGCGAGTGCGTCATCGCGGGCGGCGTCGAGAACATGTCCCGCGTGCCGATGCAGGGAGCCGACCGCGAACTCCACCCGCAACTCGCCGAGGAGTACGTCATCACCGACCTGATGATGGGGATGACCGCGGAGGAAGTCGCCGAGCGGTACGACGTCTCCCGGGAGGAACAGGACGAGTACGCCGCCAAAAGCCAGCAGCGGGCCGTCGAAGCCACCGAGGAGGGCCGCTTCGACGACCAGATCGTCCCCATCGAGACCGAGGAGGGAACGGTCACCGAAGACGAGGGGCTGCGTCCGGGCACGACGGCCGAGAAGCTGGCCGACCTCCCGCCGGTCTTTACCGGCACCGGCACGGTCACCGCGGGCAACGCCTCGCAGATCTCCGACGGCGCCGCCGCGCTCCTCGTCACGAGCGAGGCGTTCGCCGAAGACCACGGCCTCGAGATCATGGCCGAGGTCGGCGACAACAACGTCGCCGGCGTCGACCCCACGGTGATGGGCATCGGGCCCGTCCCCGCGACCCGCGGCCTCCTCGAGCGCACCGGCCGCGACATCGAGGATTACGACCTCGTCGAACTCAACGAGGCCTTCGCCAGCCAGACCGTCTACGCCCGCGACGAACTGGGCATCGACCCCGAGATCTTCAACGTCAACGGCGGCGCCATCGCCATCGGCCACCCGCTCGGCGCCTCCGGCGCCCGCCTGCCGGTCACGCTGATCCACGAACTCGCCCGGCGCGGCGGCGGGCGCGGCCTCGCGACGCTCTGTGTCGGCTTCGGACAGGGGGCGGCGATCGACTTCGAAGTTCGGTAA